GGGCGCCCCATCGACGACCGACAGCGCCGCCGGCACGCCGTCGACGATGCGGAGGTCCGCGAGCGTGTTCTCGCCGACGTTTCGGAGCGTGACCGACACGTCGACCACGTCGCCGGGATTCGGCGAGCGGTCGCTCACCCGGCGGTCGAGTTCGAGCGCCGGCGTCGGTGCCGAGATGAGTCGCGGGTACGTCGCGAACACGACGCCGACGCCCGCGAGGACGAGCAGGTTCGGGCGATCCGCCAGCAAGCCGACCGCGCCCGCGACGAGCGAGAGCGCGACGACCCCCCGCCACCTGTGGGTCTGGTACTCGCTCACCGTCGACCCTCGTCGGCGATTCGGGCGATTTCCTCGGCCGTCCGACGCGCGGCTCCTCGCGCACTCCGCGCGCTCGGTGGGGATTTCGACGGATTGCCGCCATCGGCGCGCAGCGACGACTCGGTTCGCAGGAACGCGGCGGCCGTCTCGTCGTCGGTCCATGTGCCTTCGTCGACGCGTCGCTCGGCCTCGGTTCGGTCGTACCCTTCGGTCGTCCGGAGCGTCTCCACGGCGGCGCGGCGGAGGCGGTCCCGGAGCGCCGCGCGCCGGCGGCGTCCGATCAGGGGAATCGAGAGCCGCCAGTCCGACAGCGCCTCGTCGAACCCTTCGCCCGGCGACGGGGCCGATACGGGTCGCTCGGCCTCGGGCATCTCCGCCTGTTTGAGGCGGGCGCTCCGACCGGAGACGAGTACGGGGACGGCGACGAGCAGCCCGACGACCGCGAACGCGGCCATCAGGAAATAGTCGTTGCCGAGCAACTTGACGAGTCCGTCCGTGGGGAGCGCGCTCCCGCCGGTGACACCGGCGAGGAGGACGACCAGACCGGTCCCCGCGAGGAGGAGACGGCGGACGTTCATCGGTCCCCTCCAGAGTTGCCGCGGAAGCGGCGGAGGTAGTCGCGAGCGCGCTGTCGACGCTCGTCGGTCACCGCCGCGCCGCCGTAGCGGACGTTCTCGTACAGCGAGGTGAGCCCCCAGACGGCCTCGGCGTCCTCGCCGCGTTCGGCGACCTTCTCGCCGCGTTCGCGGGGCGTGAGCTTCGTCTCGCGTTCGAGTCCGACGGACGCGAGCATCTCACACCAGGCGGCGGAGACGTCGTCTTTCGGCTTCGGGTCGCCCACCGGTTCGTCGGTCGTCGACGACCCGTCGTCGGAGGTTGGGAACCAGCGACCGACGAGGGCGGCGAGGCGGTCGCGGTAGGTGTAGGCGGCGACGAGCAGCCCGAACAGCACGGCGAACGGGAGCATCGCTTCCAAGAACGCCAGCAGCCGTTCCCACAGCGACGGCTCCTCGGGCACACTGTCTCCGGTGCCGGACTCCGACTGCGACTGGGACTGCTGCTCCTGCTGCTGTTGCTGCTCCTGTTGGGCCTCCTGTCGCTCGGCCTCGAGGATCTCCTCGGCTTGCTCCCAACCCGCGTCGGAGTCGCTCGACTCGCTATCGGCCGACGCCTCGGCGTCGCCGCTCTGTGACGGGTCTGCCACCTGCTGTTTCAGTTCGTCGGCCTGTTCGGACCCGATGGGGAGCATCGACGAATCGAGGTCGATTACGTCGTCGGGGTCCGTCTGGACCGACGAGTCGAGCGTTCCGGCGGCCGTCCCGAGCGAGAAGAGACAGCACACCGCGACGGCGATAGCGAGCAGTCCGTCCCTGTTCATGGTCGAGAGCGGGCGTGGTGGGCGTTCGTGTCTTGTCGCATTGATTGATAGTTTCCCCCCTGTGGGATGGTTAGCTGTCGCGAGTTATCCGACTCGGAGGAATTTCCGGCGCCCAGTCTCATAGGTATTTTGCTCGGTACGCGAAAATAGATAAGAAATAGTGACTGTTCTTCAATTTATACTGTCCCTAAGAATTTCATTCTGAAAATCCTACCGGTTCCGACTGGACGCTCGGCCACGTCGCCGACCCGTCCGTCGATTAGCGGGGAGATAACCGCCGGATTTTGCCCACAGAGCGGTCGAAACGCGGCGTTGGCAGTCGACACACTCGGCGGTGGCGACCGTCCGAACGGAGAGATGCGGCGGGCAACCGCCGGGAACCGACCGGAACGTTCAACTGACAGAACTCGACACAGTGAAATCTAGCATGATTTTCGACGAACTCTTTGACGAACTCTTCGACGCGCTCGGGTCGCTGGTTGGAGAGCTTCTGAGTGGCGTCTTCGCCGTCGTCGCCGGCGCACTCGACATCGGTTGGCGCTGGTTCCTCCGCGGCCTCTACGTCTTCGTCGCGCTCGGCGGTCTCTACGTGCTCGCGACCTACGAGCAACTGTCGGGGTTCGGTCTTCTCGGCGTCGTCGTCGGCGTTCTCTGTTTGGCTGCGGA
This genomic stretch from Haloprofundus salilacus harbors:
- a CDS encoding DUF4129 domain-containing protein — its product is MNRDGLLAIAVAVCCLFSLGTAAGTLDSSVQTDPDDVIDLDSSMLPIGSEQADELKQQVADPSQSGDAEASADSESSDSDAGWEQAEEILEAERQEAQQEQQQQQEQQSQSQSESGTGDSVPEEPSLWERLLAFLEAMLPFAVLFGLLVAAYTYRDRLAALVGRWFPTSDDGSSTTDEPVGDPKPKDDVSAAWCEMLASVGLERETKLTPRERGEKVAERGEDAEAVWGLTSLYENVRYGGAAVTDERRQRARDYLRRFRGNSGGDR
- a CDS encoding DUF7269 family protein, with product MNVRRLLLAGTGLVVLLAGVTGGSALPTDGLVKLLGNDYFLMAAFAVVGLLVAVPVLVSGRSARLKQAEMPEAERPVSAPSPGEGFDEALSDWRLSIPLIGRRRRAALRDRLRRAAVETLRTTEGYDRTEAERRVDEGTWTDDETAAAFLRTESSLRADGGNPSKSPPSARSARGAARRTAEEIARIADEGRR